The following is a genomic window from Actinomadura sp. WMMB 499.
CGCACGTCCGGATCCAAGCCGCGCAACGCCCGGCACCGTGCATCCTCCAAGGCGCCCTCGGCGTCCTCTGGTGAGACGAACCCGCCCCGGCGGATCCTACGGCGCCTGCCATCCGGGCCGGCGTCGAGCTCCAGGTAGAAGTACCAAGTACCGTGCCGCGGATTCCAAGTGCCGTCCTCGTGACGCAACCGCGGACAGCGGGAAGCAAGTTCCTTTCCGTCTGCGCCACGGCATTTACACCTCTTGTACGTCGCCCCCTTCATCGAAACCTGAGGCTACACAGCAGGTCGTGAGCTAGACCAGCACCATGATTTTCCTCAAGCCCACCCATAAGATACGGAGAACCCTGGTTCCCAGAGCTGGCGTCCCGTATCAGAGCTGCGCGGGCGGGGCGCCTTCTCGCTCCAGCCGCCGGGAGGCCGACGTGGACGCTGAGCGCCTGCGGTCGCTGATCGACCTGACGGGACGGGTCGCAATCGTCATCGGAGGCACACGCGGGATCGGCCGGGCGATCGCCGAGGGGTTCGTCGCCGCCGGGGCGAGCGCCGTGGTGGCCCTACACCCGCTCCATGGCCTCGGAATTCGCTCTCTGCGGCATCCGCGTCAACGCTCTGGCGCCGGGCACCGTGAACACCGACATGGTCCGCAACAGCCCACCGGAGTTTCCGGCTGTCATGGAGCAGTCCGCCCTGCAGAAGCGCACGGCCGCCCCCGACGAAATGGTCGGCCCGGCGTTGTTCCTCGCCTCCGACGCCTCCAGTTTCGTCGCCGGACAAGTCGTCATCGCCGACGGCCGCCTGGTACCGCGCCGACCAAGGGCCCGTTCGAATCGAGAAGACCCCGCTGGCGGAACCCGCCGGCTCGACGCGCAGCGAAGTGAGGACAGGCCATGAGTATCGCCCTCAGCGAGGAGCACCGGGAACCGGCCGCCCTTCCTGAGATCGCACGGCGCGCGTGAGGCGGGCAAAGCGTTGCTGGAAGCGGAAGAGGAGGCGCTGCCGGGCTTCTGGAAGGATTTGCAGGGGCTGCTCGGTGTACACCTGCCCAAGGGGCATCGCGGCGGGGGCTTCGGGCTGCCGGAGCCGGCGGCCGTGATCGAGGAGCGCGGCCGTGCGGTCACCCCGGGACCGGTGCTCCCGACCGTCCTGGAGTCTGCGGTGGTCTCCGCCAAGAGGAGCGAGCAACTGCGTGCCCGCCGCCTGCTGCCGCGGTTGGCCGCGGGGACTGCCGTAAGGGCCGTCGGCCTTGGTCGCGGAACGGGACCGGCGCTCACCGGGGACGGGAAGGGCGACAGAACCCTGACCGGCGGGTCGGGGATCGTCCCAGGCGGTGCTCTGACCGACCACGTCCTCGTGGCGGTCGGGGACGATCTGCTGGCGGTCTCGCCGGATGCGCCCGGGGTGACGGTCGAGCGTCCGCCGTCGCCGGATCGCTCGCGGTGGTCGGCTCGGTTCCGGCTCGACGGCGTCTGCATCGCCGCCGAGGCACTGGCCGACGCCCGGGGCGACGCTGTGGCGGTGTTCCGGACGCTGGTGGCGGCCGAGTCCACCGGAGGAGCGCGGGAGTGCGTCGAGGTTGCGACAGCCTACGCCAGGGTGCGTGAGCAGTTCGGTCGGAGGACCGGGACGTTCCAGGCGGTGAAGCACCACCTGGCGGACATGCTGGTGGCGACGGAGCGCCACCATGGGCAACGGACGGGTGAGCCTGCGGGCGGAGTCGGCGGTATGAGCACGGAGCAGAATCTTCGAACTTTACGAACGGTTCACCACCGGGTCTCCGCGGCGAAGGTCCGCGTTGATAGGCATGCCGCCGAGGGCATCGCCCTGCGGCTGCTGAACCTGCGCCGCGCGGTCCGCGCCGTCGGCGGCGGTCCCGGTCTCGAAGGCGACATCACCAAGCTCGCGGGCCCCAAAGACGGACAGCGCACTGCGGAACTGCTCGCGGAGTCCGCCGATGGGGATCTCGCCTTCACCGACGGGTTCGGCGGCGTCGCCGCCACCTCGCTACTCGGCACTCACGTGCTGACCACCGCCGACGGCACCTTCGAGATCAGCCGCGACCAGATCGCCGGACGCGTCCTCGGACTTCCTCGCGCCCCACTCATCAGCCGCACCGACGGAACGAACCATTCTCCCCTCAACAAAGGAAACCAATGCTGATCAACCGTGACGTCTATCTGCGCGACACCCCTGCCTCGGGCAAGACGGTGCGCGTCGAGGAGCCCGCGCCCGGTGTCCGACTACTCACCCTCGACCGGGAGCACCGGCTCAACGCCATGTCCGGCGAACTGGTCAAAGATCTGCACGCGGCGCTCGACGACGTTGCGCTGGACGACTCCTGCCGGGTCGTGGTGCTGACGGGGGCGGGCCGGGCGTTCTGCGCGGGCCTGGACCTGCATGAAACCCCGAACCGCAACGTCTCCCCACCCGTCTCGGAGGAGGAGGCCGTCTGGCGCAAGAGCCCGCAGGCGGGCATGCACGTCCAGCAGGCCATCGCCTCCCTCGTCCCCAAGCTGCGCAACCTGCGCCAGCCCGTCATCTCGGCCGTCAACGGCCCGGCCTCCGGCGGCGGCCTCGCCCTCGCGCTGGCCAGCGACGTCCGCGTTGCCTCCGTCACGGCGAAGTTCAACGCAGCATTTGTCAGGATCGGCCTGTCCGGCTGCGACATCGGCGTCAGCTGGCTGCTGCCCCGCTTGATCGGCGCGGGCCTCTCCCACGAGCTCCTGCTCACCGGCCGGTTCGTCGAGGCCGAGGAGGCGCTGCGCATCGGCCTGGTCGGCCGGGTCGTCGACGAGGGCAAGGCGGTCGAGGCCGCCCTGGAAACTGCGGCCCAGATCTGCGCCAACAGCCCCATGGGCGTTTGGATGACCAAGGAGGTCGCCTGGAGCCAACTCGAGGTCTCCAGCCTCCAGGCCGGCATCGACCTGGAGAACCGCACCCAGATCCTCACCTCGTACACCCGCGACACAACCGAGCAGGCCATGTCCTTCCTCGAGCGCCGCCCTCCGAAGTACACCGATTCCTGAAGACGCTCGTCAGGCCTCACCGGCTCTTCACCATGTCCTCGACAACGGCTTCCATGGGATGTGGAGCCGAAAGACGGTGATGAAGAAAAGACCCATCTGAAGGCAAAAACGCGCCGAACAGCGCGAAGTGGAAGTCACGTGCTCCGCGCGTGAGCGGTTGGAGAATGCGGAGGATCTCACGAAGGTTCAGCTCCGCTCGCTCGTCATCCCGGTTAGACGCTCTCGGAGCGATCACACGAACACCACGGCAGGGCGGAAGGTGAACACAGAGCGGGGTGCTCGCGGCCCCGGTGGCCGCGAGCACCCTGCAGCCCGGGGTCCGGTCAGCAGCAGGCAGAACCGCGGAGGCCGTCGCGGCTTCGCCGGCGGTGGAGGCGCAGCAGGCCGAGTCCTCGTCCTTGGCCAGGGTGTCGGTGTCGTCCTTGAACCACGTAGACCTCCCAGGGCTCGCTGCCGGATGCGGTGACCCAGACCTTGTCCTGCAGGCGCAGCTGCAGGAGGTGTCGTCCTCGGAGAAGGTGGCCAGCCCGGCGTCGGTGACTTGGGCGGTGTCGGCGACCTCGACGCCGAGGTGGTTCAGGCGGGTGGGCTCGCCGCCCTCGATCAGGACGAGCTTGAGCGGCGGCTCGGTGACGGCGAAGTTGGCGTAGCCGGTGAGAAGTGAGGCACCCGCCGCGTCGCCCAGCCGAAGAGGCCACCGCAACGCGTCAGACGCTGGAACGAGGCGGCGTCCAGGGCCGAGCGGTCCCCGCGTTCCGGCTCGGGTCGACCTCGTCTCGCACGGAAGTTGGCCGACTCGGCTTTGACGGACCAGTACACATAGTGCACTAGCATCTAGTGTACTATGAAGCAGTCCGCTAGAGAGACTTCGGTGCCGGCCGCGTCAGCGGGGCGCGGGGTGGGGACGCAGTTGTCGTTCGCGCTGTACAGCGCGGCCAACCGGGTGATCCGCCTGCACAAGCCCTTCCTTGAGCCGCTGGGGCTGACGTTCCCCCAGTACCTGGTGACATTGGAGTTGCTCGATGACGGGCCGCTGTCGGTGGGTGTACTCGGCGGGCGCCTGGACATGGATACGGGCACGATCACGCCGCTGCTCAAGCGGCTGGAGGCCGCCGGGCGCGTCACCCGCACCCGTGATCCCGCCGACGAACGCCGCGTGCTGGTCGACCTCACTCCTGCCGGCCGCGCCCTCGAATCGGACGTCCGGAGCGTCACCGGCAAGATCAAAAGTGCATGCCAGTTGACCGATGAGGGCTTGGACGACCTGCGTCGCACGCTTGAGGAACTCGCCCACCCCGCAGACGGGTGAGCTCTCGAATCACTACAAAGGAGATTCTTCTATGAAGATCGGCATTCTGGGTGTCGGGCCTATCGGCAAGACCCTGGCCCGCAAGTTGAGCGCGGCCGGACACGAGGTGAAGGTGGCCAACTCGCGCGGCCCGCACACCATCGAGGCGGACGTGCTGGACTCGGGCGCACGCGCCGTCACGGCGGAGGAGGCGGCAGCGGGCGTCGACGCTGTGATCCTTTCGATCCCGCTGAGCAGTCTCCCGAAGGTCGCGCCGCTGATCGCCGGTGTGCCGGACGACTCGGTGGTCATCGACACCTCGAACTACTACCCGTCGCGCGACACCAGGATCGAGGCCCTCGAAGCCGGGCAGGTCGAGAGCCTGTGGGTCGCCGAACAGCTGGGCCGGCCGGTCGTCAAGGCATGGAACGCGATCGGTGCCGACTCCTTCGCCAACAAGGGCAAGCCCGCAGGGACGCCCGGCCGGATCGCTGTGCCCGTCGCGGCCGATGACGACCGGGCCCGCAAGCTGGGGATGGCGCTGATGGAGGACACCGGGTTCGACGCGGTCGACGCGGGCACGCTCGCGCAGTCGTGGCGGCAGCAGCCCGGCACGCCCTGCTACTGCACAGACCTCTCCCGCGAGGAGATGCCGGGCGCCCTGGCCGCAGCGGACGCGACGCGGTCCCCCAAGCGGCGGGACCTCGCGGTCGCCGCAATCCAGGAGAGGGTCCAGGACGCCACCACCAACCTTGATGCGGAGTACCTCGTCCGCCTGAACCGTGCACTGTTCATGTGAACCTGAACCGCCCGCCCGACTGCCGCGGCGGATCGCCACGTACAACTCGCCCTTCGACCTCAGGGGGCCACCAGCGCATCCTCACACTCGGTAGCGCCCGATAGTCGCACCGAAACCGCCACCGTCGAAACCCGATCCGCCCCCCTCACGGACCTTGCGCGCTCGGCGGGCCGCGATGACGAGCGCGACCGGCATGGACGATCACTGGGCGGAGGACTCGTCCCGGGGCTCGCCCACCCGGTGCGCATCAGAACGCCGAGTCCGGGATGCGAGGACTCGTCGGCCATCGCCGCGCCGCCCACCCCAGTTGATCACGGGCACGGCCCGGAACAGGTCCCGGCCGCGCACCTCGGGACGAGCGCAGCCGTCGCGCTGGGCCGCGCCGAGGAACTCGTCGGTGATCGTGATGTAGCCCGGACAACGGGCGCAGAACCGGCCGCACCCGCGTCCTGACCGCAGAAAGCCCAGCTCAACAAGGATTGGAAATGACGAACAAAACTGTAAAGGTGGACTTCCCGGGCCGTATCGGCGTCTGGTGGAACAGTGAACCCTGGCCCATCCGCGACGCGCAGAACATCGCCCGAGAGATCGAGGCGTTGGGTTTCGGGTCGCTGTTCATGCCTGAGGGCGGAGGCAAGGACGCGCTGGTCGAGTCCGCGGCCTTCCTGGCGGCCACCGACCGGCTCGTGGTCGGTACCGGCATCGCCAACATCCACTACCGGATACCCACCCCCGCGGAGACCGGCGCCCGGACCCTCGCTGCCCTGCACCCTGGGCGTTTCGTGCTCGGTCTGGGCGTCAGCCACGCGCCCTTTGTGGAAGAGGCCATGAAGGGCACTTACGGCAAGCCGCTCGCGAGAATGCGCACGTACCTGGAGCGGATGAACTCGGTGCCGGCGGAGATCGAGGAAGGCGCCAGGCCCGCCCGGGTGCTGGCCGCCCTCGGGCCGAAGATGATCGAGCTCTCCGGTGAACTCGCCGACGGAGCACACCCCTACCTCGTCACGCCCGAACAGACGGCGGCGACTCGGACGATCCTCGGGCCCGGCAAGTGGCTGGTGCCTGAGCAGTCCGTGGCGATCGGCGGTGACGCCGAGGACCAACTCCGGCGGGCGCACACCCACATCGGGTTCTACGTGGGGCTGCAGAACTACCGCAATTCCTGGCTGCGGCAGGGTTTCGACGAGTCCGACCTGGTGCCCGGCGGCTCCGACAGGCTGGCCCGCGCACTGGTCGGCATGGGAACCACCGAACAAGCCGCCGCCTCGATCACCGCACACCTCGATGCGGGCGCCGACCATGTCGTCGTCCAGATCGTCGGCGACGGAGCGACCACGGACCCGCGGCCGGCACTGCGCGAACTCGCCAACGCGCTGCACCTCTGACGACAGCGGCCTCACCCACCTGGCCAGGGCCACCTGGCCAGGGCCACCTGGCCAGGGCCACCTGGCCAGGCGCACACTCCCGGCATCGAAGAACAACCGCGACAGCGTCGTCGTCGACCGCGCCGCCGCCCTCCAGGACCGGTGGCCGGCGCGTCGGTAAATAAGGCAAGGTCTCGACCTTGCGGCCAGGATCGAGGACACCCTCTTAACGTGACCGGCCGAGGCTGGTTTCTGCCCGAGACCCGTCTCGGTCAGTGCTGGTCGCCCATCATGCAGACGATCCAGCGGCCGTTGTCGGCGGCATGGATTTCGACCTTGATCGGGGTACGCCGCGAGAGCCGCTCGCTGCGGATCCCGTCAATGTGCTCCAGAGCCTCGCGGAAGGGGATCGGGTTCCAGGTCGGATGGCCGACCGGTGTCGCGTCTTGGCGGTCAGCCGGGTCGCGTAGGCGATGTCCTCGCCGAACTGCCAGACCGGCTCCTGCCGGATGCGGGCGAGGTTGGGGCGGTGTCCGCAGGCCGTGCGGACTTTCGTCGCCAACACTCGCCGGCATCGGGGGGCGGGGCGTCGGCTTCTTGGGGGGCGCCGAAGGGGCGCAGGCCGGCGCCCGTCTCGGCGCGGGTGAAGGCGTAGCGGCCCCAGGGCCGCCGAACAGCCAGGTGAACGTGACCGCCCGGACCAAACTCCAGCGGATAGCACGGCCCGTAGGAGCTGATCGGAAAGTTCTCGGGTACACGGACGGGAGATCCGCACGCCGTGCAGAGACCACGCGGGTACCGCCCCGGCCTGCCAATTCTCGCACCACCACCCCGACCTGGACGGCCAGGCGCGCGGTTCGCCGCTGGTAGCGCTCCAGCACCCCGGCGACCTGCCCCCGGAAGGTCTGCCGGAGGCACCGCCGGTTGCGGCAGGCGAGGCGGCGCACCTTCACACCCATCACCATCGGTCGCCCGTCAACCGGCAGGTCGGCCACGGTCCGCTCGCACCACGCATGGACATGCGCGGTCTCGACGGCACATCCCGGGCAGGCAACCGGCACCTGTCGGCAGCGGGCACGCGCCCGGAGTGGACGATATTCATCCACGTTGATATTACTGGCCCTCCCGCTGGACCGCCTGCCGAGTAATCAAACATTACGGCATCATGGCCGCCTGAATGCGAAACAAAATACGGTACCCACTTTAGGGACCCCCGACATTATCGAGCTTCCCCCCATCGGTCATCGCTGCAGGTAAAGCACTGCGAGCGCCGTGACGATGTTGTGGTGGTCCGCGTAAGGGCGAAGTCGGCGACCGCGTCGTGGCGACGAGTCCCGAGGCGGACGGCAAATGGCTCTCAAGCGCCTCACAAACTGCGCATTTTGGCGAAGAAATCGTGGAGCATCATGCGCGTGTCGATGTGCGTGTAGACGCGAATTTTTCGGCCGTCCGATCGTTTCGTGTAGGTGCCGTCGCCGTTGAGGTGTGGAGCGTGGATCGTGTTGAAGGTGCTCGAGGGGGTGTTCTCGTACTTGAACGGCC
Proteins encoded in this region:
- a CDS encoding SDR family oxidoreductase, coding for MASEFALCGIRVNALAPGTVNTDMVRNSPPEFPAVMEQSALQKRTAAPDEMVGPALFLASDASSFVAGQVVIADGRLVPRRPRARSNREDPAGGTRRLDAQRSEDRP
- a CDS encoding NADPH-dependent F420 reductase, giving the protein MKIGILGVGPIGKTLARKLSAAGHEVKVANSRGPHTIEADVLDSGARAVTAEEAAAGVDAVILSIPLSSLPKVAPLIAGVPDDSVVIDTSNYYPSRDTRIEALEAGQVESLWVAEQLGRPVVKAWNAIGADSFANKGKPAGTPGRIAVPVAADDDRARKLGMALMEDTGFDAVDAGTLAQSWRQQPGTPCYCTDLSREEMPGALAAADATRSPKRRDLAVAAIQERVQDATTNLDAEYLVRLNRALFM
- a CDS encoding LLM class F420-dependent oxidoreductase, which translates into the protein MTNKTVKVDFPGRIGVWWNSEPWPIRDAQNIAREIEALGFGSLFMPEGGGKDALVESAAFLAATDRLVVGTGIANIHYRIPTPAETGARTLAALHPGRFVLGLGVSHAPFVEEAMKGTYGKPLARMRTYLERMNSVPAEIEEGARPARVLAALGPKMIELSGELADGAHPYLVTPEQTAATRTILGPGKWLVPEQSVAIGGDAEDQLRRAHTHIGFYVGLQNYRNSWLRQGFDESDLVPGGSDRLARALVGMGTTEQAAASITAHLDAGADHVVVQIVGDGATTDPRPALRELANALHL
- a CDS encoding enoyl-CoA hydratase/isomerase family protein — translated: MLINRDVYLRDTPASGKTVRVEEPAPGVRLLTLDREHRLNAMSGELVKDLHAALDDVALDDSCRVVVLTGAGRAFCAGLDLHETPNRNVSPPVSEEEAVWRKSPQAGMHVQQAIASLVPKLRNLRQPVISAVNGPASGGGLALALASDVRVASVTAKFNAAFVRIGLSGCDIGVSWLLPRLIGAGLSHELLLTGRFVEAEEALRIGLVGRVVDEGKAVEAALETAAQICANSPMGVWMTKEVAWSQLEVSSLQAGIDLENRTQILTSYTRDTTEQAMSFLERRPPKYTDS
- a CDS encoding acyl-CoA dehydrogenase codes for the protein MLEAEEEALPGFWKDLQGLLGVHLPKGHRGGGFGLPEPAAVIEERGRAVTPGPVLPTVLESAVVSAKRSEQLRARRLLPRLAAGTAVRAVGLGRGTGPALTGDGKGDRTLTGGSGIVPGGALTDHVLVAVGDDLLAVSPDAPGVTVERPPSPDRSRWSARFRLDGVCIAAEALADARGDAVAVFRTLVAAESTGGARECVEVATAYARVREQFGRRTGTFQAVKHHLADMLVATERHHGQRTGEPAGGVGGMSTEQNLRTLRTVHHRVSAAKVRVDRHAAEGIALRLLNLRRAVRAVGGGPGLEGDITKLAGPKDGQRTAELLAESADGDLAFTDGFGGVAATSLLGTHVLTTADGTFEISRDQIAGRVLGLPRAPLISRTDGTNHSPLNKGNQC
- a CDS encoding MarR family winged helix-turn-helix transcriptional regulator, with protein sequence MSFALYSAANRVIRLHKPFLEPLGLTFPQYLVTLELLDDGPLSVGVLGGRLDMDTGTITPLLKRLEAAGRVTRTRDPADERRVLVDLTPAGRALESDVRSVTGKIKSACQLTDEGLDDLRRTLEELAHPADG